A region of the Bryobacteraceae bacterium genome:
GAAGGATTTGCGCTGTACTGGCTTTCTTCGCCGGAGAGCCTGCACAGCCGCGAGGTCGCGCGCACGGGCGCGGCCGCGGCCGCCGTGTTCCGGCCCTCGCGGCGCTGGACCGACCTGCGCGGCATCCAGATGCGCGGCCGGGCCGCCCGCGTGCGGAAAAGCGGCGCGATCATCGCAAAATACAGGGAGAAATTCAAGCTGGGCCGCGAGCTGGACGCCGTCATCGCACGCAGCTCGCTTTATGTGCTTGAGCCCGTCTGGATGCGGTTCATCGATAACCGCCGGGGGTTCGGCTGGAATATGGAGTGGGAATTTTCCGAGGACCAGCAGAGAAATAAAAAATGAAATTTCGTTGGATCGCTGTTGTATCTCTTGCCTCCTTTGCCACATATGCGGCGCTGACGCCCGCCGAGTCGCGACTGCTGGACCCAATCACCGCCGACCTGCTGCGGGCGCACGTTTCCTTTCTGGCCGCCGACGCGCTCGAAGGGCGCGATACACCCTCGCGCGGCCTGGATGCGGCCGCTGAATACATCGCCAGCCAGTTCCGCCGGCTCGGGCTGAAGCCCGCCGCCGGCGCGAGTTACTTCCAGACGGCGGCCATGGACGCGGTGCGTCAGCCGATGGAAGGCTTCCGGCTGGAGCTTGCCTGGAGCGGAGGGCGCTACACGGCCGACGCCGGCCGCGCCGCGGTGATGACCGGCCAGGCGCTGGAGCTCGAGGCGGCCCCGGCGGTGCGCGTCGTCTGGCACTCGACGGAAGATCCGCTGCCGCCGCGCGAGGCCGTTGCGGGCAAGGCCGTGCTGCTGAGCGCTCCGGCGCGCGGCGCCGGCTGGGCGGAGAAGCGCCGGCAGCTCCTGGCGCTGGGCCCGGCGCTGCTGATCGCACCCGGGCCGACCTTCCGGCCGCGCACGCTGCTCGAAGAGAGACAGGCGCCGGGCGCCGCGCAGACTCCGGTGGTATTCATTTCAGATGCCGGATTTGCGGCAGCGGTGGAAGCCATCGACGGGCCGGTCACCGCCACGGTGCGGATTCCCGCGCCCGAGCGCCAGCCGGTGGAGCTGAAAAACGTTGCCGCCGTGCTCGAGGGCGGCGATCCGGAACTGAGCCGTGAATATATCCTGCTGACGGCCCATTATGACCACGTGGGCGTGCGCGAAAGCGGCGAAGGCGACCGCATCTTCAACGGCGCCAATGACAACGCCAGCGGCACGGCCACCGTGCTCGCACTGGCCGAGGCCTTTGCGCGCCAGCCGGAGCGGCCCCGGCGCACGCTGGTCTTCCTGCTCTATTTTGGCGAGGAAAAGGGTCTGGTTGGCTCGCGCTATTACGCCCGGCACCCGCTGTTTCCGCTTGAGCGCACGGTGGCCAACCTGAATTTCGAACAGATGGGCCGCACCGACGACAACGCGGGTTCGCGCGCCGGCAGGCTCACCGCGTCAGGCTTCGACTACACGACGCTGGGCGAGTTGCTGACGCAGGCCGGCCAGGAGACGGGCGTCGATGCCGGCAAGGACGGCGCCAACAGCGACTCCTTTTTCGCCCGCAGCGACAACCAGGCGCTCGCCGACGCGGGCGTGCCCGCCATCACCGTGACGGTGGCGTGGACCTTCCCGGACTATCACCGCCCCGGCGATGAATGGGACAGGCTGGACTACGCCAACATGGAGCGGGCCGTCCGCACGTGTGCGCTGGCCGTGTGGCGGGCCGCCAATGCCGACAGTGCCCCGGCCTGGATCGAGAGCCACCCCAATGTGCGCCGCTTCGTGGAGGCGGCGCGCCGGCTCCACGCCTCCCGCTGAGCGGATGCTACGCTGGATTTTTCCGGATGTCCACGCTTCGCTACACGACGCCGCACGGCATCACCGTGACGCGCACCCGCAGCCGGATGCCCTACCGGCGCGGGCTGGACCGCATGCTCGAGGAACTGGACCGCCGCCGCGGCATTTATCTCTCATCGGGATACGAGTACCCGGAGCGGTACTCGCGGTGGGACATCGCCAGCATCAACCCGCCGCTGGAGATCTGCGGCGCCGGCCGCGAGATCGAGTTCCGCCCGCTGAACCTGCGCGGGCAGATGCTGGCGGAAATGTTTTATCACGTGCTGCGCGGCCATCCCCACTGGGCATCCTTCGAGCGCCACGGGGGCCTCGTGCGCGGCCGGCTGAAGCCCATGGCCGCCTTCTTCCCGGAAGAGGAGCGTTCGCGCCAGCCGTCGTTTTTCTCGATCCTCCGCGCGCTGGTTGAAGAGTTCCGCCATCCGCGCGATACGCGGCTGGCGCTGGTGGGCGCTTTCGGCTACGACCTGCTGTTTCAGTTCGACCCGATCCACCTGCGGCTGCCGCGCACGGGCCAGAAAGACCTGCGGCTGTTCCTCTGCGACGACATCTGCTTCATGGACCGCAAGAAGGAGATCATCGAGCGGTTCGAATACGACTTCGACTTCGAGAGCCAGTCGACGCTCGGCCTGCCGCGCGACGGCGAAGACATCGCCCCCGCGCCCGCGGCCGCTCCGCCGGAAATCACAAGCGACCACACGCCGGAAGAGTACATGGCCAAGGTGGAGCGCGTGCGCGAGGGCATGAAGCGCGGCGACTACTACGAGGTGGTTCTGCGCCAGACCTTCTCGGCGGGCTTCGCCGGCAGCGTGGCCGGCCTGTTCCGCCGCATCCAGAAGGGCAGCCCGAGTCCGTACGAGTTCCTCCTTCAGTTTGGCGACGAGCAACTGGCCGGCGCCTCGCCGGAGATGTTCGTGCGCGTCGAAG
Encoded here:
- a CDS encoding peptidase M28, whose product is MKFRWIAVVSLASFATYAALTPAESRLLDPITADLLRAHVSFLAADALEGRDTPSRGLDAAAEYIASQFRRLGLKPAAGASYFQTAAMDAVRQPMEGFRLELAWSGGRYTADAGRAAVMTGQALELEAAPAVRVVWHSTEDPLPPREAVAGKAVLLSAPARGAGWAEKRRQLLALGPALLIAPGPTFRPRTLLEERQAPGAAQTPVVFISDAGFAAAVEAIDGPVTATVRIPAPERQPVELKNVAAVLEGGDPELSREYILLTAHYDHVGVRESGEGDRIFNGANDNASGTATVLALAEAFARQPERPRRTLVFLLYFGEEKGLVGSRYYARHPLFPLERTVANLNFEQMGRTDDNAGSRAGRLTASGFDYTTLGELLTQAGQETGVDAGKDGANSDSFFARSDNQALADAGVPAITVTVAWTFPDYHRPGDEWDRLDYANMERAVRTCALAVWRAANADSAPAWIESHPNVRRFVEAARRLHASR